In Campylobacter lari, one DNA window encodes the following:
- the hemB gene encoding porphobilinogen synthase — protein sequence MFKRFRRLRLNENIRSLVKENTLNLDDLIYPLFVINGANIKNEITSMPGVFQMSLDEILKECEELINLGIKAIILFGVLESSKKDSCGSDALSDDGLIATSLRAIKAKFPDLVVITDLCFCEYTDHGHCGIIDPKSKSVDNDLTLEISAKQALIHAKNGADMIAPSGMMDGIIETLRKTLDENGFENLPIMAYSTKFASAYYGPFRDVADSAPSYGDRKTYQMDFANGKEALCESLEDEKQGADILMVKPALAYLDVVKDIANHSKLPLCVYNVSGEYALLKAGQKAGVIDYEKIVLETMLAFKRAGAKLIITYHAKEIAKLLTNKE from the coding sequence ATGTTTAAACGCTTTAGAAGATTAAGACTTAATGAGAATATTAGAAGCTTAGTAAAAGAAAATACCTTAAATTTAGATGATTTAATCTATCCACTTTTTGTTATCAATGGTGCTAATATTAAAAATGAAATCACATCTATGCCAGGTGTGTTTCAAATGAGCTTAGATGAAATTTTAAAAGAATGTGAGGAGTTAATTAATCTTGGTATTAAAGCGATTATTTTATTTGGCGTGTTAGAAAGTTCCAAAAAAGATAGTTGTGGAAGTGATGCATTAAGCGATGATGGCTTGATTGCTACAAGTCTAAGAGCTATTAAAGCAAAATTTCCTGATTTGGTAGTAATTACCGATCTTTGTTTTTGTGAATATACTGATCATGGGCATTGTGGTATTATTGATCCAAAAAGTAAAAGTGTAGATAATGATTTAACTTTAGAAATTTCAGCCAAACAAGCTCTAATTCATGCTAAAAACGGTGCAGATATGATAGCACCAAGCGGCATGATGGATGGTATTATTGAAACTTTAAGAAAAACTTTAGATGAAAATGGTTTTGAAAATTTACCTATTATGGCTTATTCTACTAAATTTGCTTCAGCCTATTATGGGCCTTTTAGAGATGTGGCTGATTCTGCACCAAGTTATGGAGATAGAAAAACCTATCAAATGGATTTTGCTAATGGTAAAGAAGCCTTATGTGAGAGCTTAGAAGATGAAAAACAAGGCGCTGACATCTTAATGGTAAAACCAGCACTTGCGTATTTAGATGTAGTAAAAGATATAGCAAATCATTCTAAACTTCCACTTTGTGTGTATAATGTAAGCGGGGAATATGCTTTGCTAAAAGCAGGTCAAAAAGCAGGTGTGATTGACTATGAAAAAATAGTACTTGAAACTATGCTTGCTTTTAAAAGAGCTGGAGCTAAGCTTATCATAACTTATCATGCAAAAGAAATTGCAAAATTATTAACAAATAAGGAGTGA
- the ribA gene encoding GTP cyclohydrolase II, giving the protein MTVQISEIAKLPTRFGEFNIQSFKENDKEHLCIFKGKLEKEVNIRIHSECLTGDVLGSLKCDCGEQLDFSLKYIQEHGGMVIYLRQEGRGIGLFNKINAYALQDKGFNTIEANHQLGFKADERSYEIVEFILKHYKISKINLLTNNPEKLNSLKEKINLRVPILIKANRFNKDYLEIKYTQMGHLN; this is encoded by the coding sequence ATGACTGTTCAAATTTCTGAAATAGCAAAACTCCCCACTCGTTTTGGGGAATTTAATATACAAAGTTTTAAAGAAAATGATAAAGAACATCTTTGTATTTTTAAAGGAAAATTGGAAAAAGAAGTTAATATTAGAATCCATTCAGAATGTTTAACAGGGGATGTTTTAGGAAGTTTAAAATGTGATTGTGGAGAACAGCTTGATTTTTCTTTAAAATACATTCAAGAGCATGGTGGTATGGTGATTTATCTAAGGCAAGAAGGAAGAGGTATAGGACTTTTTAATAAAATTAATGCTTATGCTTTGCAAGATAAGGGTTTTAATACCATAGAAGCAAATCATCAATTAGGTTTTAAGGCAGATGAGCGTAGTTATGAAATAGTAGAATTTATACTTAAGCATTATAAGATTTCTAAAATTAACCTTTTAACTAATAATCCTGAAAAGCTAAATTCATTAAAAGAAAAAATTAATTTAAGAGTACCTATTTTAATAAAAGCAAATCGTTTTAATAAAGATTACTTAGAAATTAAATATACACAAATGGGACATCTAAATTGA
- the rsmG gene encoding 16S rRNA (guanine(527)-N(7))-methyltransferase RsmG has product MKKYEEQLNFLKDFANKDDFFKKITLYKELLEKFNAVHNLTHFENIDENIIDSVKILDFYDLSNKKKIIDIGSGAGFPALFLACILQDNEFFLFEPSAKKASFLRVVKTELNLINVNIIKEKLQNYPPFKVDLITSRALMDVKPLVEISNGFYDKNTLFLLYKGSEVYDELQELKDYQIFNQGFRNYCLLKIKEKLC; this is encoded by the coding sequence TTGAAAAAATACGAAGAGCAATTAAATTTTTTAAAAGATTTTGCAAATAAAGATGATTTTTTTAAAAAAATCACGCTCTATAAAGAGTTGTTAGAAAAATTTAATGCTGTGCATAATTTAACTCATTTTGAAAATATAGATGAAAATATTATTGATAGTGTTAAAATTTTAGATTTTTATGATTTGAGTAATAAAAAAAAGATCATTGATATTGGAAGCGGGGCTGGTTTTCCTGCATTATTTTTAGCTTGTATTTTGCAAGATAATGAATTTTTTCTTTTTGAGCCTAGCGCTAAAAAGGCCTCATTTTTAAGGGTGGTTAAAACTGAACTTAATTTGATAAATGTAAATATCATAAAAGAAAAATTACAAAACTATCCACCTTTTAAAGTAGATTTAATTACTTCAAGAGCTTTAATGGATGTAAAACCTTTGGTAGAAATTTCAAATGGTTTTTATGATAAAAATACTTTATTTTTGCTTTATAAAGGAAGTGAAGTTTATGATGAATTGCAAGAATTGAAAGATTATCAAATTTTTAATCAAGGCTTTAGGAATTATTGTCTTTTAAAGATAAAGGAAAAACTATGTTAA
- a CDS encoding low molecular weight protein-tyrosine-phosphatase translates to MTKIIFVCLGNICRSPMAEFIMKDLISKANLNNEFIISSAGTSGYHDGEDMHYKTKALLDNKNINSKPFCSKKLNLKMCEDNDLIIVMDNSNYNDIVKNFPNAKHKIHKITSFALELGYDEVPDPWYSGNFDETYTILSKACFGLLNTLYKNLSFK, encoded by the coding sequence ATGACTAAAATTATTTTTGTTTGTTTAGGTAATATTTGTCGTTCTCCCATGGCCGAATTTATTATGAAGGATCTTATATCAAAAGCAAATTTAAATAATGAATTTATTATTTCTAGCGCAGGTACTTCAGGTTACCACGATGGGGAGGATATGCATTATAAAACTAAAGCTTTATTAGATAACAAAAATATAAATTCTAAGCCATTTTGTAGTAAAAAACTAAATTTAAAAATGTGCGAGGATAATGATTTAATTATCGTAATGGATAATTCTAATTATAATGATATAGTTAAAAATTTTCCAAATGCAAAACATAAAATTCACAAAATCACTTCTTTTGCCTTAGAATTAGGATATGACGAAGTGCCTGATCCTTGGTATAGTGGGAATTTTGATGAGACTTACACTATACTTTCAAAAGCATGTTTTGGGCTCTTAAATACTCTTTATAAAAATTTATCGTTTAAATAA
- the thiD gene encoding bifunctional hydroxymethylpyrimidine kinase/phosphomethylpyrimidine kinase, with translation MIQAKTKTKIPILTIAGSDCSGGAGIQADLKTFSAHNLFGMSVVLSVVAENTARVISCFDIPTKIIDEQMLAVYEDIEPAAVKIGMLGSKEIIICVKENLLRFKAKNVVIDPVMFAKNGYALMPLENCQFFKDEILSLADVLTPNIPEAEFLCDFKILNEEDMKKAAIKLHKEGAKSVLIKGGHSKYNTNDVFYDGKEFSIFKAEKINTKNTHGTGCTLSSAIASNLALGKEKHEAIKLAKDYVYGAILNSLALGKGCGPTNHFFQYDKE, from the coding sequence ATGATACAAGCAAAAACAAAAACTAAAATTCCTATCTTAACTATAGCAGGAAGTGATTGTAGTGGTGGAGCTGGCATACAAGCTGATTTAAAAACTTTTAGTGCTCATAATTTATTTGGTATGAGTGTAGTTTTAAGCGTTGTGGCTGAAAATACTGCAAGGGTGATTTCTTGTTTTGATATACCCACTAAGATAATAGATGAGCAAATGCTAGCAGTTTATGAAGACATAGAGCCAGCTGCTGTGAAAATTGGAATGTTAGGTTCAAAGGAAATCATAATTTGTGTAAAAGAAAATTTATTGCGTTTTAAAGCTAAAAATGTAGTGATTGATCCTGTGATGTTTGCAAAAAATGGCTATGCTTTAATGCCTTTAGAAAATTGTCAGTTTTTTAAAGATGAAATTTTATCTTTAGCTGATGTACTTACTCCAAATATTCCCGAGGCTGAGTTTTTGTGTGATTTTAAAATACTTAATGAGGAGGATATGAAAAAAGCCGCTATAAAACTTCACAAAGAAGGTGCAAAAAGTGTTTTGATTAAAGGTGGACATAGTAAATATAACACCAATGATGTTTTTTATGATGGAAAGGAATTTAGTATTTTTAAAGCAGAAAAAATTAATACAAAAAATACACACGGCACAGGTTGTACATTAAGTTCAGCTATAGCTAGTAATCTTGCCTTAGGTAAAGAAAAACATGAAGCTATAAAACTTGCTAAAGATTATGTGTATGGAGCTATATTAAATTCTTTAGCACTTGGAAAAGGTTGTGGCCCGACTAATCATTTTTTTCAATATGACAAGGAGTAA
- the thiM gene encoding hydroxyethylthiazole kinase produces MIIKAVREKNPLIHHITNYVTANDCANVTIAMGASAAMADFYEEQADFARISSALVLNTGTINQLIANSMLKATKEYTLLNKPIIFDPVALGVSKARDGINFELLNLKGISIVKANASEMASVIGLDGKARGVDSTFVIDNEFLEKAKEYSYKTKRVLAITGKIDYIINQEHIAKIYNGSIMATKITGAGCMCASLCGVFAGALEDKFQASLYALLSFGIASEIAQELSSGSGSFRVNLIDALSNLDDEEIKKRAKYEII; encoded by the coding sequence ATGATTATTAAAGCAGTAAGAGAAAAAAATCCTTTGATTCATCATATTACTAATTATGTTACAGCTAATGATTGTGCAAATGTAACTATAGCAATGGGAGCAAGTGCTGCTATGGCTGATTTTTATGAAGAGCAAGCTGATTTTGCTAGAATAAGTTCAGCCTTAGTATTAAACACAGGTACGATTAATCAACTTATAGCAAATTCTATGTTAAAAGCAACTAAAGAATATACTTTATTAAATAAACCTATAATTTTTGATCCTGTTGCTTTGGGTGTGAGTAAGGCAAGAGATGGGATTAATTTTGAATTACTTAATCTAAAAGGTATTAGTATTGTTAAGGCAAATGCATCTGAAATGGCTAGTGTTATAGGTTTAGATGGTAAAGCAAGAGGGGTTGATAGTACTTTTGTAATCGATAATGAGTTTTTAGAAAAAGCTAAAGAATACTCTTATAAAACCAAGCGTGTTTTAGCTATAACTGGAAAAATTGATTATATTATAAATCAAGAGCATATTGCTAAAATTTATAATGGCTCAATCATGGCTACTAAGATAACTGGAGCAGGTTGTATGTGTGCTTCTTTGTGTGGAGTTTTTGCAGGAGCGTTAGAAGATAAATTTCAGGCTAGTTTATATGCTTTGCTTAGTTTTGGCATAGCTAGCGAAATCGCTCAAGAGCTTTCTAGTGGAAGTGGTAGTTTTAGAGTGAATTTAATCGATGCTTTAAGTAATTTAGATGATGAAGAAATTAAAAAAAGAGCCAAATATGAAATCATTTAA
- the thiE gene encoding thiamine phosphate synthase, which produces MKSFKIYLVASKGEKSESEFLNILEASLKAKIDILQLREKNLSTLEFYNLALKVKALCEKYNTPFVINDRIDIAMAVNANGVHIGQKDMPLKKARELLGKEKIIGLTINHKNDLINTQGATYLGVGAVFTTPSKQDCVVLGIDGLKEIASLASLPIVAIGGIDEVNLNLLKDCNIQGIAVVRAIMQANDPYIATLNLRSNFDKTFIGK; this is translated from the coding sequence ATGAAATCATTTAAAATTTATCTTGTCGCAAGCAAGGGTGAAAAAAGCGAAAGCGAGTTTTTAAATATTTTAGAAGCTTCTTTGAAAGCTAAGATTGATATTTTACAACTTAGAGAGAAAAATCTTAGTACTTTAGAATTTTATAATCTTGCTTTAAAAGTTAAAGCTTTGTGTGAAAAATACAACACACCTTTTGTGATAAATGATAGAATCGATATAGCCATGGCTGTGAATGCAAATGGAGTGCATATAGGACAAAAGGATATGCCTTTAAAAAAAGCAAGGGAGCTTTTAGGCAAAGAAAAAATCATAGGGCTTACGATCAATCATAAAAATGATCTTATTAATACTCAAGGTGCTACTTATCTTGGAGTGGGGGCTGTTTTTACTACGCCTAGCAAGCAAGATTGTGTTGTGCTTGGCATAGATGGATTAAAAGAAATTGCTAGTTTAGCTTCTTTACCTATTGTGGCTATAGGTGGGATAGATGAAGTTAATTTAAATTTGCTTAAAGATTGTAATATACAAGGTATAGCTGTGGTTAGAGCGATAATGCAAGCAAATGATCCTTATATAGCAACTTTAAATTTAAGATCAAATTTTGATAAAACTTTTATAGGAAAATAA
- a CDS encoding uroporphyrinogen-III synthase, with amino-acid sequence MMIYFIGDKEFDGVKTIRLNEIKFLDFEVNLKEFDCLIISSKNALKALMSSKNKIDFDIKLYAVGEKSADFAKELGFKNVKYPSKAYGKNLASEFLSEFKNKKCLYLRAKKISSGLDEYLLKENILLKQLIVYENIAIEPKKDELKIHHPSVFIFSAPSSIEQFLKFFALEKEDKVVVIGQSTALKLRNFKNLYICKEQDLNSCLKLAKSLDF; translated from the coding sequence ATAATGATTTATTTTATAGGGGATAAAGAATTTGATGGTGTTAAGACTATAAGATTAAATGAAATTAAATTTCTTGATTTTGAAGTTAATTTAAAGGAATTTGATTGTTTAATCATTAGCTCCAAGAATGCATTAAAAGCATTAATGTCAAGTAAAAACAAAATTGATTTTGATATTAAACTTTATGCTGTGGGAGAAAAAAGTGCTGATTTTGCAAAAGAGCTTGGCTTTAAAAATGTCAAATATCCTAGCAAGGCTTATGGTAAAAATTTAGCTAGTGAGTTTTTATCTGAGTTTAAAAATAAAAAATGTCTTTATTTAAGAGCGAAGAAAATTAGTTCAGGTCTTGATGAGTATTTGTTAAAAGAAAATATCCTTTTAAAACAATTAATCGTTTATGAAAATATAGCCATAGAGCCTAAAAAAGATGAGTTAAAAATACATCATCCAAGTGTTTTTATCTTTAGCGCTCCTTCAAGCATAGAGCAATTTTTGAAATTTTTTGCATTAGAAAAAGAAGATAAAGTTGTAGTTATAGGTCAAAGTACAGCTTTAAAACTTCGTAATTTTAAAAATTTATATATATGTAAAGAACAAGATCTAAACTCTTGTTTAAAATTAGCTAAGAGTTTAGATTTTTAA
- a CDS encoding MATE family efflux transporter, producing MHNFYTTLNPTKLFIKCALPNMASMAFIYLYVIIDGIFVGRYLGSDALAAMNLMMPFIMISFALADMIAIGSSVQIAINLGKGKIEKARAIFSFCIVLIFAISCLMGILGFFLAKTLSVFMGANENIQSLSTEYMQIFAIFAPFIMLAFAMDNYLRICGKTFYSMIVNIITALSNIFLDWLFIVVFDWGLFSAALATCIGMFLGSILGILPFVFKDLTLKFKKPIIKLQILKNILYNGSSEFFSNISSSFYTILANAFLLKLSGSTAVAAFSVILYLSTFVFMLVLAMCDAMQPALSYNYGHKNIARIQAIFKRMFFASWGVSTIVFLFVYFFNNLIVSVFNKDNNQDFIHIAQNALIFFSFSFLFSWFGKLCASFFTALDKPLLSLGISISQSLIFPFLSLFILTQFLGVNGVWLATLVGDICMIFIASFLLYKTFKNLNS from the coding sequence ATACATAATTTTTACACTACATTAAATCCTACCAAACTATTTATAAAATGTGCTTTGCCAAACATGGCTAGCATGGCTTTTATCTATCTTTATGTGATTATTGATGGAATTTTTGTTGGAAGATATTTAGGTTCAGATGCGCTTGCTGCTATGAATTTAATGATGCCTTTTATCATGATAAGTTTTGCTCTAGCTGATATGATAGCCATAGGTTCATCAGTGCAAATAGCAATTAATCTAGGTAAAGGAAAAATTGAAAAAGCAAGAGCTATTTTTTCTTTTTGCATAGTTCTTATTTTTGCAATTTCTTGTTTAATGGGAATTTTAGGATTTTTCTTAGCAAAAACATTAAGTGTTTTTATGGGAGCTAATGAGAATATTCAAAGTTTATCTACTGAATATATGCAAATTTTTGCCATTTTTGCTCCCTTTATTATGCTAGCTTTTGCTATGGATAATTATCTTAGGATTTGTGGAAAAACTTTTTATAGCATGATAGTTAATATCATTACTGCTTTGAGCAATATTTTTCTTGATTGGCTTTTTATAGTGGTTTTTGATTGGGGACTTTTTTCAGCAGCTTTAGCAACTTGCATAGGTATGTTTTTAGGAAGCATTTTAGGGATATTACCTTTTGTTTTTAAAGATTTAACTTTAAAATTTAAAAAACCAATAATCAAGCTGCAAATACTAAAAAATATACTCTATAATGGCTCATCTGAATTTTTTTCTAATATTTCTAGCTCTTTTTATACCATCTTAGCTAATGCTTTCTTGCTTAAACTTTCTGGAAGTACAGCTGTTGCAGCATTTTCTGTGATTTTATATCTTAGTACTTTTGTTTTCATGCTAGTTTTGGCCATGTGTGATGCTATGCAACCTGCATTAAGTTATAATTATGGACACAAAAATATTGCAAGAATTCAAGCTATTTTTAAAAGAATGTTTTTTGCTTCTTGGGGTGTAAGCACAATAGTGTTTTTATTTGTTTATTTTTTCAATAACCTTATAGTAAGTGTTTTTAACAAAGATAACAACCAAGATTTTATCCATATAGCACAAAATGCTTTAATATTTTTTTCTTTTTCGTTTTTATTTTCTTGGTTTGGAAAACTCTGCGCTTCATTTTTCACAGCACTTGATAAACCCTTGCTTTCTTTAGGAATTTCTATTTCCCAAAGTCTTATTTTCCCATTTTTATCCTTATTTATACTAACGCAATTTTTAGGAGTAAATGGAGTTTGGCTAGCCACTTTAGTGGGTGATATTTGTATGATTTTTATTGCCTCATTTTTATTATATAAAACTTTTAAAAATCTAAACTCTTAG
- the lepA gene encoding translation elongation factor 4 — MKNIRNFSIIAHIDHGKSTLADRIISECGAISDRQMSAQVMDTMDIEKERGITIKAQSVRLNYKFNNEEYVLNLIDTPGHVDFSYEVSRSLASCEGALLVVDASQGVEAQTIANVYIALENDLEIIPVINKIDLPSADIEKVKHEIEHIIGIDCSNAICVSAKTGVGIKELIETIITKIPAPKTDDEAPTKALIYDSWFDNYLGALALVRIYEGNIAKNDEVLVMSTDKKHLVQDLFYPHPLSPIKTKKLESGEVGVIVLGLKNVADVQVGDTITLTKNKAKEAIGGFEKAKAFVFAGLYPIETDKFEDLRDALDKLKLNDSSITYEPETSLALGFGFRVGFLGLLHMEVIKERLEREFNLDLIATAPTVTYEIYQTDGEVLKIQNPSELPPVNKIDHIKEPYVKATIITPSEYLGNLITLLNRKRGMQVKMDYITPERVLLEYDIPLNEIVMDFYDKLKSLTKGYASFDYEPIEFRVGDLVKLDIKVAGENVDALSIIVPNEKALSKGRELVKAMKEIVPRQLFEVAIQASIGNKIIARENVKSMGKNVTAKCYGGDITRKRKLLEKQKEGKKRMKAIGKVHLPQEAFLSVLKID, encoded by the coding sequence ATGAAAAATATTAGAAATTTCTCTATTATAGCTCATATTGATCATGGTAAAAGCACATTAGCTGATAGAATTATCAGCGAATGCGGAGCAATTAGCGATAGACAAATGAGCGCCCAAGTAATGGATACTATGGATATAGAAAAAGAGCGTGGTATAACTATAAAAGCTCAATCTGTGCGTTTAAATTATAAATTCAACAATGAAGAATATGTATTAAATTTAATAGACACTCCAGGCCATGTTGATTTTTCCTATGAAGTAAGTCGTTCTTTAGCAAGTTGCGAAGGGGCTTTACTTGTTGTTGATGCTTCTCAAGGAGTAGAGGCTCAAACTATAGCCAATGTTTATATAGCCTTAGAAAATGATCTTGAAATCATACCAGTGATTAATAAAATTGATCTTCCTTCGGCTGATATTGAAAAGGTTAAACACGAAATAGAGCATATTATAGGAATTGATTGCTCTAATGCAATTTGTGTTAGCGCAAAAACAGGTGTAGGTATAAAAGAACTCATAGAAACTATCATCACAAAAATTCCTGCGCCAAAAACTGATGATGAAGCACCTACTAAAGCTTTAATTTATGATTCTTGGTTTGATAATTATCTTGGAGCTTTGGCTTTAGTTAGAATTTATGAGGGAAATATTGCTAAAAATGATGAAGTTTTAGTTATGAGTACAGATAAAAAACATCTCGTGCAAGATCTTTTCTATCCTCATCCATTAAGCCCTATAAAAACTAAAAAATTAGAATCAGGTGAAGTGGGTGTTATCGTGCTTGGACTTAAAAATGTCGCCGATGTTCAAGTAGGTGACACCATAACACTAACTAAAAATAAAGCAAAAGAAGCCATTGGTGGTTTTGAAAAAGCCAAAGCTTTTGTTTTTGCAGGATTATATCCTATAGAAACGGATAAATTTGAAGATTTAAGAGATGCTTTAGATAAATTAAAACTTAATGATAGTTCTATTACTTATGAACCTGAAACTTCATTAGCTTTAGGATTTGGCTTTAGAGTTGGTTTTTTAGGTCTTTTGCATATGGAGGTTATTAAAGAAAGACTTGAGCGTGAGTTTAACCTTGATTTAATTGCCACTGCTCCAACTGTTACTTATGAAATTTATCAAACCGATGGAGAAGTTTTAAAAATTCAAAATCCAAGCGAACTACCTCCGGTAAATAAAATCGATCATATAAAAGAACCTTATGTAAAAGCAACTATCATAACTCCAAGCGAATACCTAGGGAATTTAATCACTCTTTTAAATCGCAAACGCGGTATGCAAGTTAAGATGGATTACATCACTCCTGAGCGTGTCTTACTTGAGTATGATATACCTTTAAACGAAATCGTTATGGACTTTTACGATAAACTTAAATCACTTACCAAAGGCTATGCTAGTTTTGATTATGAGCCTATTGAATTTAGAGTGGGAGATCTTGTAAAACTTGATATTAAAGTAGCTGGTGAAAATGTCGATGCACTAAGCATCATAGTGCCAAATGAAAAAGCACTAAGCAAGGGCAGAGAGCTTGTAAAAGCGATGAAAGAAATCGTCCCAAGACAGCTTTTTGAAGTTGCTATCCAAGCAAGCATAGGAAATAAAATTATTGCAAGAGAAAATGTAAAATCCATGGGTAAAAATGTAACCGCAAAATGTTATGGTGGGGATATTACTAGAAAAAGAAAACTTCTTGAAAAACAAAAAGAAGGTAAAAAAAGAATGAAAGCTATTGGTAAGGTGCATTTACCTCAAGAAGCATTTTTAAGTGTTTTAAAAATAGACTAA